A genomic window from Cutibacterium acnes includes:
- a CDS encoding ABC-F family ATP-binding cassette domain-containing protein, whose protein sequence is MLQVKDVEVRVGARLLLNPVSFQVATGDKVGLVGRNGAGKTTLTRVLAGEALPAAGSVRRTGELGYLPQDPRDPDMETIARARILSARGLDHMLERMRTLEHQMANGSEEDRAVAMDKYAKTEDRLIAAGGYGASAEAARIASNLGLDDRVLSQPLKNLSGGQRRRVELARILFSGADTLLLDEPTNHLDADSIIWLRSFLQSYSGGVLMISHDTELVEATVNKVFHLDANRATLDIYSMGWKLYLEQRAADEKRRHKERINAERKAAALQAQADKLHAKATKAVAAQQMARRAEKLLAGVEGERAVDKVAAIRFPDPAPCGKTPLTARNLTKTYGSLEVFAGVDLNIDRGSQVVVLGLNGAGKTTLLRILAGKETPDTGEVIAGHGLKLGYFAQEHDLLDMDRTVLENMASSATDLNETEMRKILGSFLFTGDDVHKPAGVLSGGEKTRLALATLVVSSANVLLLDEPTNNLDPASRAQVLDAIGNFGGAIVLVTHDEGAVHALDPDRVLVLPDGTEDMWSADYAELISLA, encoded by the coding sequence GTGCTGCAGGTCAAGGATGTGGAGGTGCGAGTCGGAGCTAGGCTCCTGCTCAACCCGGTGAGTTTCCAGGTAGCTACTGGGGACAAGGTCGGTCTAGTGGGTCGCAACGGCGCCGGCAAGACGACTCTAACGCGTGTCTTGGCCGGTGAAGCCCTTCCCGCAGCAGGATCAGTACGTCGTACCGGCGAACTCGGCTACTTGCCGCAAGATCCCCGCGATCCAGACATGGAAACGATCGCGAGGGCAAGGATTCTGTCAGCGCGCGGCCTCGACCACATGTTGGAGCGGATGCGCACCCTGGAACACCAGATGGCCAACGGTTCTGAGGAGGACCGAGCCGTCGCGATGGACAAATACGCCAAAACCGAGGACCGCCTCATCGCGGCTGGTGGGTATGGCGCCTCCGCGGAAGCTGCCAGAATTGCGTCGAACTTGGGGCTTGACGACCGCGTTCTTTCTCAGCCGTTGAAGAACCTCTCGGGGGGTCAGCGCCGTCGCGTCGAACTGGCGCGCATCCTCTTTTCCGGAGCGGACACCCTGCTCCTTGATGAGCCCACTAACCACCTAGACGCTGACTCCATCATCTGGTTGCGTAGCTTCCTGCAGTCCTACTCGGGTGGGGTCCTGATGATCTCCCACGACACTGAGCTAGTGGAGGCCACCGTCAACAAGGTCTTCCACCTCGACGCCAATCGGGCCACTCTCGACATCTATTCCATGGGTTGGAAGCTCTACCTTGAGCAGCGAGCCGCTGATGAGAAGCGCCGTCACAAGGAGAGAATCAACGCTGAACGTAAGGCTGCCGCCCTCCAGGCTCAGGCCGACAAACTGCACGCAAAGGCGACCAAGGCCGTCGCGGCACAGCAGATGGCTCGGCGCGCCGAGAAACTACTCGCGGGAGTTGAGGGAGAAAGGGCCGTCGATAAGGTAGCCGCCATCCGCTTCCCCGATCCGGCCCCATGCGGTAAAACCCCGCTCACAGCACGCAACCTCACCAAAACTTACGGCTCGTTGGAGGTGTTTGCCGGGGTAGACCTCAATATCGACCGTGGATCCCAGGTGGTCGTCCTCGGGCTTAATGGTGCTGGCAAAACGACTCTGCTGCGGATCCTGGCGGGTAAGGAGACCCCAGACACCGGAGAGGTGATCGCCGGGCACGGGCTCAAACTCGGGTACTTTGCCCAGGAGCACGATCTACTCGACATGGACCGCACCGTGCTGGAGAACATGGCCAGCTCTGCGACCGACCTCAATGAGACCGAGATGCGCAAAATACTCGGTTCCTTCCTGTTCACCGGTGACGATGTGCATAAGCCGGCCGGGGTGCTTTCGGGTGGCGAGAAGACACGTCTGGCTCTGGCGACTCTGGTCGTTTCTTCGGCCAACGTGCTGCTCCTTGATGAACCAACAAATAACCTCGATCCGGCTAGCCGAGCACAGGTTCTCGACGCTATCGGAAACTTCGGTGGCGCTATTGTCCTCGTCACCCACGACGAGGGAGCGGTCCATGCGCTGGACCCCGACCGTGTGCTCGTCCTGCCCGATGGCACCGAAGATATGTGGAGTGCTGACTACGCCGAACTCATCAGTCTGGCCTGA
- a CDS encoding GNAT family N-acetyltransferase, whose product MMSCPTRGNGADASGAGLHQGDVDLHYAHTIDMDVTTLYACLWLRSVVFNGEQQCTEPDLDGRELEPTTIIVWASVDGRPVGTLRVLDDKDHLVIGRVAVDAAYRGLHIGRRMMDLALEIAAADGREVALHAQSYLEDWYRDCGFVVTGPHCEEAGIDHVPMALRR is encoded by the coding sequence ATGATGTCTTGTCCGACGCGGGGAAATGGTGCCGACGCTAGTGGTGCAGGCCTTCACCAGGGCGATGTAGACCTTCATTACGCTCACACCATCGACATGGATGTGACCACTCTCTACGCGTGTTTATGGTTGCGCAGCGTCGTGTTCAATGGGGAGCAACAGTGCACTGAGCCGGACCTAGACGGCCGCGAACTTGAACCCACGACGATCATAGTGTGGGCGTCGGTCGACGGTCGCCCGGTCGGTACGCTGCGCGTTCTTGATGACAAAGACCACCTCGTCATCGGACGAGTGGCTGTTGATGCTGCCTATCGGGGTTTGCACATTGGCCGCCGGATGATGGATCTCGCCCTCGAGATTGCAGCTGCCGACGGCAGGGAGGTTGCCCTGCACGCCCAGTCATACCTCGAGGACTGGTACCGCGATTGTGGATTCGTCGTTACCGGTCCGCATTGTGAGGAGGCTGGGATCGATCACGTCCCGATGGCTCTGCGTCGCTAA
- a CDS encoding FAD-dependent oxidoreductase produces the protein MSEIHRILFEPTTIGSIHVKNRYAMGPMGPLGMSTAEGGWNQRGIDYYVRRAAGGIGLIITGVCQVTNPIEHLPSGTLPNPTLSPASFLRTSREMTERVHAHDSRIVLQVGAGFGSVIMPVVLRQGERPAAPSEIPYKWNPHITCREITTDEIHQIVAQFRIAAKVAYEAGFDGIQVHACHEGYLLDQFATEKFNHRTDEYGGSLENRLRFPREIVEAIHETVGDDFPVQIRFSPKSMMKDWNVGALPDEDFEEVGRDMPEGIEAARLLHSYGYEALDIDVGCYDAWFWNHPPMYQAKGLYLPYASELKEALPDIPLIVAGRMDDPDLAANAVSDGIVDMVSLARPTLADPDIVVKLQTDHAERVRPCISCQEGCLGRIGTYTVLNCSVNPEAGREADTHLHPVLPHHAKRVLVIGAELAGMEAARVLSERGHEVVIVEASNHIGGVVLAGGQPSFKEDDLALLEWYRTTLEELGVEIRLNTPATADLIASFGADHIILATGSTPRRLNLGDDTKVIDATDALLNRNALGSKIVIIGGGLTGCELALAMREVDAEVTIIEAEANILTHNAPLCVANEDMLRRLVPFRGITVMADAKALHTTPKGLMTEVNGHEQEIPADTVVTAIGYLPEQDLRGAVEATGLPFNVIGDARKPANIMYAIWDAYEVAAVI, from the coding sequence GTGAGCGAGATCCATCGAATTCTGTTCGAACCGACGACTATCGGTTCCATCCACGTCAAGAACCGCTATGCCATGGGTCCCATGGGGCCGCTAGGCATGTCCACCGCCGAGGGCGGCTGGAACCAACGAGGAATTGACTACTACGTCCGGCGCGCTGCCGGCGGTATTGGTCTCATCATCACCGGTGTCTGCCAGGTGACGAACCCCATCGAGCATCTGCCAAGCGGCACCTTACCGAATCCGACTCTGTCTCCGGCGTCTTTCCTGCGGACATCGCGGGAAATGACCGAGCGCGTCCATGCCCATGATTCCCGCATTGTCCTGCAAGTCGGCGCCGGGTTTGGCAGCGTCATTATGCCGGTCGTACTGCGTCAGGGAGAACGTCCAGCAGCACCGTCAGAAATCCCCTATAAGTGGAATCCACACATCACTTGTCGCGAGATCACCACCGACGAGATCCACCAGATCGTCGCCCAGTTCCGCATCGCTGCAAAAGTGGCCTATGAGGCCGGGTTTGACGGGATCCAAGTGCATGCATGCCACGAGGGCTACCTTCTGGACCAATTCGCCACCGAGAAGTTCAACCATCGCACCGACGAGTACGGCGGTTCCCTCGAAAACCGGCTGAGATTCCCGCGCGAGATCGTCGAAGCCATCCACGAAACAGTCGGAGACGACTTCCCAGTACAAATCAGGTTCTCGCCAAAGTCCATGATGAAGGATTGGAATGTCGGCGCCCTCCCCGACGAGGACTTTGAGGAGGTCGGCCGCGACATGCCCGAGGGCATTGAAGCGGCCCGCCTGCTGCACTCTTACGGCTACGAGGCGCTTGATATTGATGTTGGATGCTATGACGCCTGGTTCTGGAATCATCCGCCGATGTACCAGGCCAAGGGGTTGTACCTGCCTTATGCCTCCGAACTCAAGGAAGCCTTACCCGATATTCCGCTCATCGTCGCAGGCAGGATGGACGATCCCGATCTTGCCGCTAATGCTGTTTCTGACGGGATCGTCGACATGGTGTCCCTCGCCCGTCCGACACTGGCGGACCCGGACATCGTCGTCAAACTGCAGACCGACCACGCCGAGCGGGTGCGTCCCTGCATCTCTTGTCAGGAGGGCTGCCTTGGTCGTATCGGCACGTACACCGTCCTCAACTGCTCGGTGAACCCCGAAGCCGGACGCGAGGCCGACACCCACCTGCACCCGGTGCTACCGCACCATGCCAAGCGGGTGCTCGTCATCGGAGCTGAGCTGGCCGGCATGGAGGCCGCACGAGTTCTCAGTGAGCGCGGACACGAGGTCGTCATCGTCGAGGCCAGCAACCACATTGGCGGAGTCGTCCTCGCAGGTGGTCAACCCTCCTTCAAGGAGGACGACCTAGCTCTACTCGAGTGGTACCGCACCACCTTGGAAGAGCTGGGTGTGGAGATTCGGCTCAACACTCCCGCGACGGCTGACCTTATCGCCTCTTTCGGGGCCGATCACATCATTTTGGCGACCGGATCGACGCCGCGTCGACTCAACCTGGGTGATGATACCAAGGTCATTGACGCCACCGACGCCCTACTCAACCGCAACGCCTTGGGTAGCAAAATTGTCATCATCGGTGGCGGATTGACGGGCTGTGAGCTGGCCCTCGCGATGAGAGAAGTCGACGCCGAGGTGACAATCATCGAAGCCGAGGCCAATATCCTCACCCATAATGCCCCGCTGTGTGTTGCCAACGAGGATATGCTCCGTCGCTTAGTGCCATTCCGCGGCATCACGGTGATGGCAGACGCCAAGGCTCTGCACACCACGCCAAAGGGATTGATGACCGAAGTCAACGGCCACGAGCAAGAAATACCAGCCGACACCGTGGTCACCGCTATCGGATACCTACCCGAGCAGGATCTTCGTGGTGCCGTCGAGGCGACTGGGCTACCGTTCAACGTCATCGGTGACGCTCGCAAGCCGGCCAACATCATGTACGCAATCTGGGACGCCTACGAGGTCGCAGCCGTAATCTGA
- a CDS encoding metal-sulfur cluster assembly factor encodes MSEENALPGQEVTLTAMPTVDDVIEAMKDVIDPELMVNVVDLGLVYGVNIDGEGNVTIDMTLTSPTCPLTDRLEYDTQTVLEGIVKSVTINWVWLPPWGLERITDDGRAQLQAIGFNV; translated from the coding sequence ATGAGCGAGGAGAACGCACTTCCCGGCCAAGAGGTGACGCTGACGGCGATGCCGACTGTTGATGACGTCATCGAGGCAATGAAGGATGTCATTGACCCTGAACTCATGGTTAATGTTGTTGACCTCGGTCTCGTCTACGGGGTCAATATCGATGGCGAGGGCAATGTCACTATTGATATGACGCTGACGAGCCCTACGTGTCCGTTGACTGATCGTCTGGAATACGACACCCAGACCGTGTTGGAGGGGATTGTGAAGTCCGTGACGATCAACTGGGTATGGTTGCCGCCGTGGGGCCTGGAGCGCATCACCGACGATGGTCGGGCGCAGCTTCAGGCAATTGGCTTCAACGTGTGA
- the sufU gene encoding Fe-S cluster assembly sulfur transfer protein SufU, protein MNVEEMYQQIILDHYREKHHSGLREGYDAEVTQVNPSCGDELLLRVHVDGDVITDVSYDAVGCSISQASTSVMTDLVIGKTIGEAQDLYRGFQEMMRSRGTVELDEDIYEDAVAFEGVAKLMARVKCAMLGWSALEDSLLKVTEGSPDKVGSVSGTDSNETKEESR, encoded by the coding sequence ATGAACGTCGAAGAGATGTACCAGCAGATCATCCTGGACCACTACCGGGAGAAGCATCACAGCGGTCTGCGTGAGGGCTATGACGCCGAGGTAACCCAGGTCAACCCGTCTTGTGGGGACGAGTTGTTGCTGCGGGTGCATGTAGATGGCGACGTCATTACTGACGTGTCTTATGATGCTGTGGGTTGTTCGATTTCGCAGGCATCGACGTCTGTTATGACGGATCTTGTTATTGGTAAGACTATTGGTGAGGCTCAGGACCTTTATCGGGGCTTTCAGGAAATGATGCGCTCGCGTGGCACCGTCGAGCTTGACGAGGATATCTACGAGGATGCCGTGGCTTTCGAGGGAGTTGCCAAGCTCATGGCCCGGGTGAAGTGCGCGATGCTCGGTTGGTCAGCTCTGGAAGACAGTCTGCTAAAGGTGACCGAGGGCTCCCCGGACAAGGTCGGTTCTGTTTCAGGAACTGACAGCAACGAGACGAAGGAGGAGAGCCGATGA